The following coding sequences lie in one Miscanthus floridulus cultivar M001 chromosome 9, ASM1932011v1, whole genome shotgun sequence genomic window:
- the LOC136482508 gene encoding uncharacterized protein: protein MGAWMSRVWFLMFPAREYKLVVVGLDNAGKTTTLYKLHLGEAVTAAPTIGSNVEEVVFKNLRFEVWDLGGQESLRTSWATYYRGTHAVIVVIDSTDRARINIIKDELFRLLQHADLEGAVVLVFANKQDLKDAMPPAEITDALSLHSIKNHDWHIQASCAITGEGLYDGLGWIAQKVAGKATAS, encoded by the exons ATGGGCGCGTGGATGTCGCGCGTGTGGTTCCTCATGTTCCCGGCGCGGGAGTACAAGCTCGTCGTCGTGGGGCTCGACAACGCGGGGAAGACCACCACGCTCTACAAGCTCCACCTCGGCGAGGCCGTCACCGCCGCGCCCACCATCGGCAGCAACGTCGAGGAGGTCGTCTTCAAGAACCTCCGCTTCGAG GTCTGGGATCTAGGAGGGCAAGAAAGCCTGCGCACGTCATGGGCGACATACTACCGAGGGACGCACGCTGTCATTGTGGTGATCGACAGCACGGACCGCGCGCGGATCAACATCATCAAGGACGAGCTGTTCCGCTTGCTCCAGCACGCGGACCTGGAGGGCGCGGTGGTCCTGGTGTTTGCCAACAAGCAGGACCTCAAGGACGCCATGCCCCCCGCGGAGATCACCGACGCGCTCTCCCTCCACAGCATAAAGAACCACGACTGGCACATCCAGGCCTCGTGCGCCATCACTGGCGAGGGCCTCTACGACGGCCTCGGCTGGATCGCGCAGAAGGTGGCCGGCAAGGCAACCGCGAGCTGA